The following are encoded together in the Cicer arietinum cultivar CDC Frontier isolate Library 1 chromosome 2, Cicar.CDCFrontier_v2.0, whole genome shotgun sequence genome:
- the LOC101497689 gene encoding uncharacterized protein has protein sequence MCSVVLKNRYWVVRHGKSIPNERGLIVSSMENGMRPEFELAPDGVNQAQVAANSFEKELEANNIAVGDVRICYSPFSRTKHTAEVVASVLNIPFDGPQCKVILDLRERFFGPSFELLSHDKYADIWEMDEIDPLLGPEGGESVKDVAARLSKAMAIMESEFQGCAILVVSHGDPLQILQTILLAANNKHKDLASHDLASMLEAVQVAPILSQHRQYALQTGQLRGLI, from the exons ATGTGTAGTGTGGTACTAAAGAACAGATACTGGGTTGTGAGACATGGCAAGAGCATTCCCAACGAGCGAGGACTCATTGTTTCGTCGATG GAAAATGGGATGCGCCCTGAATTCGAATTGGCACCCGATGGCGTAAATCAAGCTCAAGTCGCTGCAAATTCATTCGAAaag GAACTAGAGGCTAATAATATAGCAGTTGGTGATGTGCGCATTTGCTACTCTCCTTTTTCAAGAACAAAGCACACCGCTGAAGTTGTTGCATCTGTATTGAACATTCCTTTTGATGGCCCTCAGTGTAAGGTTATCCTAGATCTTCGAGAGCGCTTCTTTGGTCCTTCCTTTGAACTTCTCTCTCACGATAAA TATGCAGATATTTGGGAAATGGATGAGATTGATCCTCTTTTAGGTCCAGAAGGAGGGGAAAGTGTTAAGGATGTTGCCGCCAGACTCTCAAAAGCAATGGCCATTATGGAATCAGAATTCCAAGG ATGTGCAATTTTGGTTGTAAGCCATGGGGATCCCCTACAAATCTTGCAAACAATTCTGCTTGCAGCTAATAATAAACACAAGGATCTTGCTTCTCATGACTTAGCTTCAATGTTAGAGGCAGTTCAGGTGGCACCCATCTTGTCCCAGCACCGCCAATACGCACTGCAAACTGGACAGCTCAGGGGACTCATTTAA
- the LOC101497360 gene encoding protein DETOXIFICATION 45, chloroplastic: MKVGNLNRGSASVSLQCGGFSLYNERRSSRGCSNSVIGPSLLVRLKKNNSNSRFVTLRASSLLPIPCFASPPSHLNQHSLLTDSHHDDTQITPELSVNENENENENENEEGYSNSISDVKREIISLSLPALAGQAIDPIAQLMETAYIGRLGTLELASAGVSVSIFNIISKLFNIPLLSVATSFVAEDMANISKNPDSDSASDQGDSKQISGNGNPFKAVYQRKQLSSVSTALLLALGLGIFEALALYLGSQTFLRIIGVSAGNPTLVPAQKFLSLRAFGAPAVVLSLALQGIFRGFKDTKTPVICLGIGNLSAVVLFPLLIYYFKLGVAGAAISTVLSQYIGTVLMIWCLNKRAVLLPPKMGNLQFGSYIKSGGFLLGRTLAVLTTMTLGTSMAARHGPVAMAAHQIWMQVWLAVSLLSDALAASGQALIASSISRHDYKAVKEITHFVLRIGLLTGICLTAILGASFGSLATLFTQDFEVLQVVRTGALFVSASQPFNALAYIFDGLHYGVSDFPYAAFSMMFVGAVSSTFLVFAPSHFGLQGVWLGLSLFMALRVVAGSVRLLSKNGPWWFLHKDFHIAKMVS, from the exons ATGAAGGTTGGCAATTTGAACAGAGGTTCTGCTTCTGTTTCTCTTCAATGTGGCGGTTTCAGCTTATACAACGAAAGGCGTAGTAGTAGAGGTTGTTCAAATTCTGTAATAGGTCCCAGCTTACTAGTTCGACTGAAGAAGAATAATTCTAATTCCCGCTTTGTAACCCTTCGCGCTTCTTCACTGCTTCCAATACCATGTTTTGCTTCTCCACCTTCTCACCTTAATCAACACTCTCTCCTCACCGATTCTCATCACGATGACACCCAAATCACTCC TGAATTATCCgtcaatgaaaatgaaaatgaaaatgaaaatgaaaatgaagaaggTTACTCAAATTCAATTTCAGACGTCAAACGTGAGATTATATCGCTCTCTTTGCCTGCCCTTGCTGGACAAGCAATTGACCCAATCGCACAGTTGATGGAAACTGCTTACATTGGTCGACTTG GTACTTTGGAATTGGCTTCTGCTGGTGTTTCTGTTTCCATCTTTAATATCATTTCAAAACTATTCAATATTCCTCTTCTTAGTGTTGCTACTTCTTTTGTTGCTGAGGACATGGctaatatttctaaaaatcCTGATTCTGATTCTGCTTCAG ATCAGGGTGATAGTAAACAAATTAGTGGCAATGGTAATCCTTTCAAAGCAGTTTATCAACGAAAGCAACTCTCCTCTGTCTCCACTGCTTTGCTATTAGCTCTAGGGCTCGGCATTTTCGAGGCTTTAGCTTTGTATTTGGGATCTCAAACATTTCTTCGTATAATTGGTGTATCAGCA GGAAATCCAACACTTGTTCCGGCACAAAAATTTCTCTCTTTAAGAGCGTTTGGTGCTCCTGCAGTTGTGCTTTCTTTGGCTCTTCAAGGAATTTTTCGCGGCTTTAAGGATACCAAAACTCCTGTTATATGTTTAG GCATTGGCAACCTTTCAGCTGTCGTTTTATTTCCCTTACTTATTTATTACTTTAAGTTGGGTGTAGCCGGTGCAGCCATTTCCACTGTTCTCTCTCA ATATATTGGGACTGTGTTGATGATCTGGTGTCTAAATAAGAGAGCTGTGTTACTACCTCCAAAAATGGGAAACCTGCAATTTGGCAGTTATATCAAGTCTG GTGGTTTCCTTCTTGGAAGAACACTTGCTGTTCTTACAACCATGACATTGGGGACATCAATGGCTGCTCGCCATGGTCCAGTAGCTATGGCTGCACATCAGATATGGATGCAAGTGTGGTTGGCCGTTTCCCTTCTATCTGATGCATTGGCTGCATCTGGTCAG GCCCTAATTGCAAGTTCTATATCCAGACATGACTATAAAGCTGTGAAGGAAATTACTCATTTTGTATTAAGG ATTGGACTGCTGACAGGTATATGCTTGACTGCAATTCTGGGTGCATCTTTTGGATCTTTAGCTACCCTTTTTACCCAGGACTTCGAAGTTTTGCAGGTTGTCCGAACTGGAGCGCTG TTTGTTAGTGCTTCACAACCTTTTAATGCACTGGCTTATATTTTTGATGGTCTCCATTATGGTGTTTCTGATTTCCCATATGCTGCTTTCTCCATG ATGTTTGTGGGAGCTGTCTCCTCAACATTTTTGGTATTTGCCCCTTCACATTTTGGCCTTCAAGGTGTTTGGCTGGGCTTGAGTCTCTTCATGGCACTTCGTGTAGTAGCTGGTTCTGTCAg ATTACTATCGAAGAATGGTCCTTGGTGGTTTCTACATAAGGATTTCCATATTGCAAAG ATGGTCTCTTAA
- the LOC101508937 gene encoding zinc finger protein ZAT3, with protein sequence MRESDSGDEYKAEEEEEQQQQHPSSSSHSGKKRKAKTDHPEGSNNIARSCTECGKKFWSWKALFGHMRCHPERQWRGINPPPNLKRKKLQQQTNMTPEDHEVAACLLLLANSKPNNNNNKGKFKALMVDDSSCSLLSMESSQFVCSCCNKVFGSHQALGGHRASHKNVKGCFANTTASTTTTKLMTWTQSDHHDHDEHHDDGYGDVEGEGAVINNNNNNNNNNNNNNEISGGGGGGGHKCSICLRVFTTGQALGGHKRCHWERGETTAPFDSSTDAPSNNSRINLDLNFPLPPPPPPPDHDHDHHCSSSSSSPPTLDLRLGL encoded by the coding sequence ATGAGAGAGTCCGATAGTGGTGATGAATACAaagcagaagaagaagaagaacaacaacaacaacatccaTCTTCTTCTTCCCATTCTGGAAAGAAGAGGAAGGCGAAAACTGATCATCCCGAAGGAAGTAACAACATTGCTCGTTCGTGTACTGAGTGCGGTAAGAAGTTTTGGTCATGGAAGGCTCTTTTCGGTCACATGCGTTGCCATCCTGAGCGTCAATGGAGAGGCATTAATCCTCCTCCCAATCTGAAACGAAAAAAACTTCAACAACAGACGAATATGACTCCGGAGGATCACGAAGTTGCGGCGTGTTTGCTCTTACTTGCAAATTCAAAGCCaaacaataacaacaataaaGGGAAGTTTAAAGCATTAATGGTGGATGATTCTTCTTGTTCATTATTATCAATGGAGAGTAGTCAGTTCGTGTGTTCATGTTGCAACAAAGTATTTGGATCTCATCAAGCACTTGGAGGACACAGGGCTAGTCACAAGAATGTCAAGGGATGCTTCGCCAATACAACCGCttccacaacaacaacaaaactgaTGACGTGGACACAATCAGATCATCATGATCATGATGAACACCATGATGACGGTTATGGTGACGTGGAAGGAGAAGGAGcggttattaataataataataataataataataataataataataataatgaaattagtggaggaggaggaggaggaggacaCAAGTGTAGCATATGCTTGAGGGTATTTACGACTGGACAAGCACTTGGTGGTCACAAGAGGTGTCATTGGGAAAGAGGGGAAACCACCGCACCCTTCGACTCTTCTACTGATGCACCATCCAACAATTCTCGTATTAATCTCGACTTGAATTTCCCtcttcctcctcctcctccccCTCCCGATCATGATCATGATCATCattgttcatcttcttcctcttctcctCCCACTCTTGATTTGAGGTTGggactttaa